In Carya illinoinensis cultivar Pawnee chromosome 7, C.illinoinensisPawnee_v1, whole genome shotgun sequence, the following are encoded in one genomic region:
- the LOC122317256 gene encoding methyl-CpG-binding domain-containing protein 4 has product MKDNSQETPKSLSKRSHSISKYAAQCGKCFKWRLFDTQVEFEDIRSKFIEEPFYCDRKPDVSCEDPADIEYDASRTWVIDKPNIPKTPEGFKRILIVRKDFSKLDSYYSTPTGKKCRTRNEIAQFIKENPEYEDVSLADFDFSTPKIMEETIPEHVVRKASANGSSNKRLKSIEG; this is encoded by the exons ATGAAGGACAACAGCCAAGAAACGCCCAAATCCTTGTCCAAG CGATCGCATTCGATTAGTAAATATGCTGCGCAGTGTGGAAAATGCTTTAAATGGAGGCTGTTTGATACACAAGTAGAGTTTGAAGACATCAGAAGTAAATTCATCGAGGAACCATTTTATTGTGACAGAAAGCCGGATGTGTCTTGTGAGGATCCTGCGGATATCGAGTATGATGCCAGTCGGACCTGGGTCATTGACAAGCCTAACATCCCAAAGACTCCAGAAGGTTTTAAGAGAATCTTGATCGTAAGAAAAGATTTCTCTAAATTGGATTCTTACTATTCTACACCCACAGGTAAAAAATGTCGAACACGTAATGAGATTGCACAGTTTATTAAAGAAAATCCAGAATACGAAGATGTGTCTCTTGCAGATTTTGATTTTAGTACGCCAAAGATAATGGAAGAAACAATTCCAGAGCATGTTGTGAGAAAGGCTTCTGCTAATGGTAGCAGTAATAAAAGACTTAAAAGCATCGAAGGATGA
- the LOC122314977 gene encoding putative E3 ubiquitin-protein ligase RF298, with amino-acid sequence MDEIPDGGSGSEQGPLSVSPTDKGSKYRRKLGDPSIGNSVSIPQCLAEFLRYESPKISQSSPSEFALDSKLHQPKVGAEQEAFGPAYWDDPIACQLEELLFSNLQVAFQCAIRRMSQLGYSEEAAEKRVSSGGFYRQGKDPVMNIVNDSLKDDFTDRRDAYISRDDIFDNLKQLVEYTMLEIIGVVRDVRPFLSIGEVMWWLLLCDLNVIQACALQVDPSIAFGHKDVSGENSDHANSQIRSQRSETILPNPKQPNVWKPSASNCLPENMKFGSLPATKPIDLCSLEGVTKAEESLVSLSCTEEKSSGPTGESVQITSPIFTSEEKSKGRMRKELAALRQRFLHLERGDRMSGSRGGSRSGKFGSVGFVVEKRLKPPSELPVIQMKNASSKNSSEVQSQVPLADGSHPVNKSPSASPATENNSGLRIKDTISVLPTAEAKLPLSSTSEMKSNPKPQIGNSEGPKIPDYYAGIPYDKSLGKYLPQNEKDEMILKLVPRLQELQDELQGWTEWANQKVMQAAHRLCKDQPQLKALRLEKGEAERNKIEKQMAEENTLKKLTELENALISANERFEIANSATNKIEEENSVLRRELEAARFRALGSAASYRQAVERELVALKKAQSQEGQKALLKEELEKEKHKGAELQQELGKDKNRHRQIEARYKHERTTKEKLLAQAASIKQERERLEAKAKAQDEATRQKAESVMQEHMEDIKKLENKLSELKLKSESSKIAALRRGADRSYGIVPTDSTGFQAMQQNRNPHLLNRAGNSQNRFGTRRLKQDRECAMCLSEDTSVVFLPCSHQVMCAKCNELLERQGMKDCAYCRTPIEWRINVRFAR; translated from the exons ATGGATGAAATTCCTGATGGTGGTAGTGGTAGCGAGCAAGGGCCTCTTTCTGTTTCACCTACGGATAAGGGAAGTAAATACAGGAGAAAATTAGGAGATCCATCTATAGGGAACTCAGTTAGCATCCCTCAGTGCTTGGCTGAGTTCCTTAGGTATGAATCTCCTAAAATATCTCAAAGCTCTCCGAGTGAATTCGCTCTGGACTCGAAGTTGCATCAGCCTAAGGTAGGAGCAGAGCAAGAAGCATTTGGACCTGCTTATTGGGATGATCCCATTGCATGTCAGCTTGAAGAACTTTTGTTCTCCAATTTGCAAGTGGCTTTCCAATGTGCAATTAGGCGGATGTCTCAACTTGGCTATAGCGAGGAGGCTGCTGAAAAACGTGTTTCAAGTGGTGGCTTTTATCGACAAGGTAAAGACCCCGTGATGAATATCGTAAATGATTCTCTGAAGGATGATTTTACGGACCGGAGGGATGCTTATATTTCCAGAGATGacatttttgataatttaaagcaaCTCGTTGAGTATACCATGTTGGAAATTATTGGTGTGGTTAGGGACGTTAGACCATTCCTATCCATTGGGGAAGTAATGTGGTGGTTGTTGTTATGCGACTTGAATGTTATACAAGCCTGTGCACTGCAAGTAGATCCTTCAATTGCTTTCGGTCATAAAGATGTTTCAGGAGAGAACTCTGATCATGCCAATTCCCAAATCAGATCACAAAGATCCGAAACAATTCTTCCAAATCCGAAACAACCGAATGTTTGGAAGCCTAGTGCTAGTAATTGTCTGcctgaaaatatgaaatttgGAAGTTTACCTGCAACAAAACCTATAGATCTTTGTTCTCTGGAAGGGGTAACCAAAGCAGAAGAGAGTCTGGTTTCCTTGTCATGCACTGAAGAGAAATCCTCAGGTCCCACTGGAGAATCTGTCCAGATTACATCACCAATCTTTACTTCTGAAGAAAAATCAAAAGGCCGGATGAGGAAAGAACTTGCAGCACTTCGCCAGAGGTTCCTTCATTTGGAGAGAGGTGACAGGATGTCTGGGTCAAGAGGTGGTTCTAGATCAGGGAAATTTGGCTCTGTCGGTTTTGTCGTGGAAAAAAGGCTGAAGCCACCATCTGAACTTCCTGTTATACAAATGAAAAATGCATCCTCAAAGAATAGCTCAGAAGTTCAATCTCAAGTTCCTTTAGCAGATGGAAGTCATCCTGTAAACAAGAGTCCATCTGCTTCTCCTGCAACTGAAAACAATTCAGGGTTACGTATTAAAGACACCATATCTGTGTTGCCTACTGCTGAAGCCAAGCTTCCATTGTCATCGACTTCCGAAATGAAATCCAACCCAAAGCCCCAGATCGGTAACTCTGAGGGTCCTAAAATTCCTGATTACTATGCTGGAATTCCATATGACAAGTCTCTCGGAAAGTATCTCCCGCAAAATGAGAAGGATGAAATGATTTTGAAGCTGGTTCCTCGGCTGCAAGAACTACAGGATGAGCTACAAGGTTGGACTGAGTGGGCCAATCAGAAGGTCATGCAGGCTGCTCATAGGCTTTGCAAGGACCAGCCTCAGCTCAAAGCCCTGAGACTAGAGAAGGGAGAAGCAGAacgaaataaaatagagaagcaAATGGCGGAGGAGAACACTCTGAAGAAACTGACTGAGTTGGAGAATGCCTTGATTAGTGCCAATGAACGGTTTGAGATTGCTAATTCCGCAACAAACAAGATTGAGGAGGAAAATTCAGTGCTGAGGAGGGAGTTAGAGGCAGCTAGATTTCGCGCTTTAGGATCAGCTGCAAGTTATCGACAAGCGGTGGAGAGGGAGCTGGTGGCTCTGAAGAAGGCACAGTCACAGGAGGGTCAAAAGGCGTTGTTAAAAGAAGAGCTTGAGAAAGAGAAGCACAAGGGAGCTGAACTGCAGCAGGAATTAGGCAAAGATAAAAACCGTCACCGCCAAATTGAG GCCAGATACAAACATGAGAGGACAACGAAGGAGAAACTACTTGCACAGGCTGCCTCCATAAAACAGGAAAGGGAACGACTTGAAGCCAAGGCAAAAGCACAGGATGAAGCGACCAGACAGAAAGCAGAAAGTGTCATGCAAGAACATATGGAAGACATAAAAAAGCTTGAGAACAAGTTATCTGAATTGAAACTCAAGTCAGAGTCTTCCAAGATAGCTGCACTTCGGAGAGGCGCTGACAGAAGCTATGGTATTGTCCCAACAGACAGCACAGGTTTCCAAGCTATGCAACAAAACCGGAATCCTCATCTACTTAATAGGGCAGGGAATTCACAGAACCGTTTCGGGACTCGCCGCTTAAAACAGGACCGGGAATGTGCCATGTGCCTATCCGAGGATACTTCTGTTGTTTTCCTTCCATGTTCACATCAGGTTATGTGTGCAAAATGCAATGAGCTTCTTGAAAGACAAGGGATGAAGGACTGCGCTTACTGCAGGACCCCAATAGAGTGGAGGATCAATGTGCGTTTTGCTCGTTAA